Proteins encoded by one window of Macaca mulatta isolate MMU2019108-1 chromosome 10, T2T-MMU8v2.0, whole genome shotgun sequence:
- the TPST2 gene encoding protein-tyrosine sulfotransferase 2 isoform X2 → MNEKSLVCSSAAAEKGLYYQLPGQALKIHSEQGPFPTLGGDCASGERSGLWEPSRNTNWAKALWKASWKRALPADSLGTQAQELEPRDESAHRRCEPGGLPANLSLKPQKRVLRPGLPRLRPSMRLSVRRVLLAAGCALVLVLAVQLGQQVLECRAVLAGLRSPRGAMRPEQEELVMVGTNHVEYRYGKAMPLIFVGGVPRSGTTLMRAMLDAHPEVRCGEETRIIPRVLAMRQAWSKSGREKLRLDEAGVTDEVLDAAMQAFILEVIAKHGEPARVLCNKDPFTLKSSVYLSRLFPNSKFLLMVRDGRASVHSMITRKVTIAGFDLSSYRDCLTKWNKAIEVMYAQCMEVGKDKCLPVYYEQLVLHPRRSLKLILDFLGIAWSDAVLHHEDLIGKPGGVSLSKIERSTDQVIKPVNLEALSKWTGHIPGDVVRDMAQIAPMLAQLGYDPYANPPNYGNPDPIVVNNTQRVLKGDYKTPANLKGYFQVNQNSTSSHLGSS, encoded by the exons GTCTGTATTACCAACTTCCGGGGCAGGCCTTGAAAATACACAGTGAGCAAGGCCCATTTCCTACCCTTGGAGGGGACTGTGCCAGCGGTGAGCGCAGCGGGCTGTGGGAGCCCAGCAGAAACACTAACTGGGCTAAGGCATtgtggaaggcttcctggaagag GGCTCTGCCAGCAGACAGCCTTGGCACACAGGCACAAGAGCTGGAGCCCAGAGATGAGAGTGCCCACAGGAG ATGTGAGCCTGGCGGGCTGCCAGCTAACCTGTCGCTGAAGCCCCAGAAGCGGGTCCTCAGGCCGGGCCTGCCCCGCCTCCGGCCCAGCATGCGCCTGTCGGTGCGGAGGGTGCTGCTGGCAGCTGGCTGTGCCCTGGTCCTAGTGCTGGCGGTTCAGCTGGGGCAGCAGGTGCTAGAGTGCCGGGCGGTGCTGGCGGGCCTGCGGAGCCCCCGGGGGGCCATGCGGCCGGAGCAGGAGGAGCTGGTGATGGTGGGCACCAACCACGTGGAATACCGCTACGGCAAGGCCATGCCGCTCATCTTCGTGGGCGGCGTGCCACGCAGTGGCACCACGTTGATGCGCGCCATGCTGGACGCCCACCCCGAGGTGCGCTGCGGCGAGGAGACCCGCATCATCCCGCGCGTGCTGGCCATGCGCCAGGCCTGGTCCAAGTCTGGCCGTGAGAAGCTGCGGCTGGACGAGGCGGGGGTGACGGATGAGGTGCTGGACGCCGCCATGCAGGCCTTCATCCTGGAGGTGATTGCCAAGCACGGAGAGCCGGCCCGCGTGCTCTGCAACAAGGACCCATTTACGCTCAAGTCCTCGGTCTACTTGTCGCGACTGTTCCCCAACTCCAAATTCCTGCTGATGGTGCGGGATGGCCGAGCCTCCGTGCACTCCATGATCACGCGCAAAGTCACCATCGCGGGCTTCGACCTCAGCAGCTACCGCGACTGCCTCACCAAGTGGAACAAGGCCATCGAGGTGATGTACGCCCAGTGCATGGAGGTGGGCAAGGACAAGTGCCTGCCTGTGTACTACGAGCAGCTGGTGCTGCACCCCAGGCGCTCACTCAAGCTTATCCTCGACTTCCTTGGCATCGCCTGGAGCGACGCTGTCCTCCACCATGAAGACCTCATTGGCAAGCCGGGTGGTGTCTCCCTGTCCAA gATTGAGCGGTCCACGGACCAGGTCATCAAGCCTGTTAACCTGGAAGCACTCTCCAAGTGGACTGGCCACATCCCTGGGGATGTGGTGCGGGACATGGCCCAGATCGCCCCCATGCTGGCTCAGCTCGGCTACGACCCTTATGCAAACCCCCCCAACTACGGCAACCCTGACCCCATTGTCGTCAATAACACACAGCGG gtCTTGAAAGGGGACTATAAAACACCAGCCAATCTGAAAGGATATTTTCAG GTGAACCAGAACAGCACCTCCTCCCACTTAGGAAGCTCGTGA
- the TPST2 gene encoding protein-tyrosine sulfotransferase 2 isoform X1: MNEKSLVCSSAAAEKGLYYQLPGQALKIHSEQGPFPTLGGDCASGERSGLWEPSRNTNWAKALWKASWKRALPADSLGTQAQELEPRDESAHRRSSTPEPTQDTGRSLLHGLLISILTPQGLSIECEPGGLPANLSLKPQKRVLRPGLPRLRPSMRLSVRRVLLAAGCALVLVLAVQLGQQVLECRAVLAGLRSPRGAMRPEQEELVMVGTNHVEYRYGKAMPLIFVGGVPRSGTTLMRAMLDAHPEVRCGEETRIIPRVLAMRQAWSKSGREKLRLDEAGVTDEVLDAAMQAFILEVIAKHGEPARVLCNKDPFTLKSSVYLSRLFPNSKFLLMVRDGRASVHSMITRKVTIAGFDLSSYRDCLTKWNKAIEVMYAQCMEVGKDKCLPVYYEQLVLHPRRSLKLILDFLGIAWSDAVLHHEDLIGKPGGVSLSKIERSTDQVIKPVNLEALSKWTGHIPGDVVRDMAQIAPMLAQLGYDPYANPPNYGNPDPIVVNNTQRVLKGDYKTPANLKGYFQVNQNSTSSHLGSS, translated from the exons GTCTGTATTACCAACTTCCGGGGCAGGCCTTGAAAATACACAGTGAGCAAGGCCCATTTCCTACCCTTGGAGGGGACTGTGCCAGCGGTGAGCGCAGCGGGCTGTGGGAGCCCAGCAGAAACACTAACTGGGCTAAGGCATtgtggaaggcttcctggaagag GGCTCTGCCAGCAGACAGCCTTGGCACACAGGCACAAGAGCTGGAGCCCAGAGATGAGAGTGCCCACAGGAG GTCCAGCACCCCTGAGCCTACCCAGGACACGGGCAGGAGCCTCCTGCATGGCCTCCTGATCTCCATCCTCACCCCTCAGGGGCTGTCTATAGA ATGTGAGCCTGGCGGGCTGCCAGCTAACCTGTCGCTGAAGCCCCAGAAGCGGGTCCTCAGGCCGGGCCTGCCCCGCCTCCGGCCCAGCATGCGCCTGTCGGTGCGGAGGGTGCTGCTGGCAGCTGGCTGTGCCCTGGTCCTAGTGCTGGCGGTTCAGCTGGGGCAGCAGGTGCTAGAGTGCCGGGCGGTGCTGGCGGGCCTGCGGAGCCCCCGGGGGGCCATGCGGCCGGAGCAGGAGGAGCTGGTGATGGTGGGCACCAACCACGTGGAATACCGCTACGGCAAGGCCATGCCGCTCATCTTCGTGGGCGGCGTGCCACGCAGTGGCACCACGTTGATGCGCGCCATGCTGGACGCCCACCCCGAGGTGCGCTGCGGCGAGGAGACCCGCATCATCCCGCGCGTGCTGGCCATGCGCCAGGCCTGGTCCAAGTCTGGCCGTGAGAAGCTGCGGCTGGACGAGGCGGGGGTGACGGATGAGGTGCTGGACGCCGCCATGCAGGCCTTCATCCTGGAGGTGATTGCCAAGCACGGAGAGCCGGCCCGCGTGCTCTGCAACAAGGACCCATTTACGCTCAAGTCCTCGGTCTACTTGTCGCGACTGTTCCCCAACTCCAAATTCCTGCTGATGGTGCGGGATGGCCGAGCCTCCGTGCACTCCATGATCACGCGCAAAGTCACCATCGCGGGCTTCGACCTCAGCAGCTACCGCGACTGCCTCACCAAGTGGAACAAGGCCATCGAGGTGATGTACGCCCAGTGCATGGAGGTGGGCAAGGACAAGTGCCTGCCTGTGTACTACGAGCAGCTGGTGCTGCACCCCAGGCGCTCACTCAAGCTTATCCTCGACTTCCTTGGCATCGCCTGGAGCGACGCTGTCCTCCACCATGAAGACCTCATTGGCAAGCCGGGTGGTGTCTCCCTGTCCAA gATTGAGCGGTCCACGGACCAGGTCATCAAGCCTGTTAACCTGGAAGCACTCTCCAAGTGGACTGGCCACATCCCTGGGGATGTGGTGCGGGACATGGCCCAGATCGCCCCCATGCTGGCTCAGCTCGGCTACGACCCTTATGCAAACCCCCCCAACTACGGCAACCCTGACCCCATTGTCGTCAATAACACACAGCGG gtCTTGAAAGGGGACTATAAAACACCAGCCAATCTGAAAGGATATTTTCAG GTGAACCAGAACAGCACCTCCTCCCACTTAGGAAGCTCGTGA
- the TPST2 gene encoding protein-tyrosine sulfotransferase 2 isoform X3 has product MTRDFSPHFASGKRSSTPEPTQDTGRSLLHGLLISILTPQGLSIECEPGGLPANLSLKPQKRVLRPGLPRLRPSMRLSVRRVLLAAGCALVLVLAVQLGQQVLECRAVLAGLRSPRGAMRPEQEELVMVGTNHVEYRYGKAMPLIFVGGVPRSGTTLMRAMLDAHPEVRCGEETRIIPRVLAMRQAWSKSGREKLRLDEAGVTDEVLDAAMQAFILEVIAKHGEPARVLCNKDPFTLKSSVYLSRLFPNSKFLLMVRDGRASVHSMITRKVTIAGFDLSSYRDCLTKWNKAIEVMYAQCMEVGKDKCLPVYYEQLVLHPRRSLKLILDFLGIAWSDAVLHHEDLIGKPGGVSLSKIERSTDQVIKPVNLEALSKWTGHIPGDVVRDMAQIAPMLAQLGYDPYANPPNYGNPDPIVVNNTQRVLKGDYKTPANLKGYFQVNQNSTSSHLGSS; this is encoded by the exons ATGACCAGAGACTTCAGCCCTCACTTTGCTTCTGGAAAGAG GTCCAGCACCCCTGAGCCTACCCAGGACACGGGCAGGAGCCTCCTGCATGGCCTCCTGATCTCCATCCTCACCCCTCAGGGGCTGTCTATAGA ATGTGAGCCTGGCGGGCTGCCAGCTAACCTGTCGCTGAAGCCCCAGAAGCGGGTCCTCAGGCCGGGCCTGCCCCGCCTCCGGCCCAGCATGCGCCTGTCGGTGCGGAGGGTGCTGCTGGCAGCTGGCTGTGCCCTGGTCCTAGTGCTGGCGGTTCAGCTGGGGCAGCAGGTGCTAGAGTGCCGGGCGGTGCTGGCGGGCCTGCGGAGCCCCCGGGGGGCCATGCGGCCGGAGCAGGAGGAGCTGGTGATGGTGGGCACCAACCACGTGGAATACCGCTACGGCAAGGCCATGCCGCTCATCTTCGTGGGCGGCGTGCCACGCAGTGGCACCACGTTGATGCGCGCCATGCTGGACGCCCACCCCGAGGTGCGCTGCGGCGAGGAGACCCGCATCATCCCGCGCGTGCTGGCCATGCGCCAGGCCTGGTCCAAGTCTGGCCGTGAGAAGCTGCGGCTGGACGAGGCGGGGGTGACGGATGAGGTGCTGGACGCCGCCATGCAGGCCTTCATCCTGGAGGTGATTGCCAAGCACGGAGAGCCGGCCCGCGTGCTCTGCAACAAGGACCCATTTACGCTCAAGTCCTCGGTCTACTTGTCGCGACTGTTCCCCAACTCCAAATTCCTGCTGATGGTGCGGGATGGCCGAGCCTCCGTGCACTCCATGATCACGCGCAAAGTCACCATCGCGGGCTTCGACCTCAGCAGCTACCGCGACTGCCTCACCAAGTGGAACAAGGCCATCGAGGTGATGTACGCCCAGTGCATGGAGGTGGGCAAGGACAAGTGCCTGCCTGTGTACTACGAGCAGCTGGTGCTGCACCCCAGGCGCTCACTCAAGCTTATCCTCGACTTCCTTGGCATCGCCTGGAGCGACGCTGTCCTCCACCATGAAGACCTCATTGGCAAGCCGGGTGGTGTCTCCCTGTCCAA gATTGAGCGGTCCACGGACCAGGTCATCAAGCCTGTTAACCTGGAAGCACTCTCCAAGTGGACTGGCCACATCCCTGGGGATGTGGTGCGGGACATGGCCCAGATCGCCCCCATGCTGGCTCAGCTCGGCTACGACCCTTATGCAAACCCCCCCAACTACGGCAACCCTGACCCCATTGTCGTCAATAACACACAGCGG gtCTTGAAAGGGGACTATAAAACACCAGCCAATCTGAAAGGATATTTTCAG GTGAACCAGAACAGCACCTCCTCCCACTTAGGAAGCTCGTGA
- the TPST2 gene encoding protein-tyrosine sulfotransferase 2 isoform X4, which produces MTRDFSPHFASGKRCEPGGLPANLSLKPQKRVLRPGLPRLRPSMRLSVRRVLLAAGCALVLVLAVQLGQQVLECRAVLAGLRSPRGAMRPEQEELVMVGTNHVEYRYGKAMPLIFVGGVPRSGTTLMRAMLDAHPEVRCGEETRIIPRVLAMRQAWSKSGREKLRLDEAGVTDEVLDAAMQAFILEVIAKHGEPARVLCNKDPFTLKSSVYLSRLFPNSKFLLMVRDGRASVHSMITRKVTIAGFDLSSYRDCLTKWNKAIEVMYAQCMEVGKDKCLPVYYEQLVLHPRRSLKLILDFLGIAWSDAVLHHEDLIGKPGGVSLSKIERSTDQVIKPVNLEALSKWTGHIPGDVVRDMAQIAPMLAQLGYDPYANPPNYGNPDPIVVNNTQRVLKGDYKTPANLKGYFQVNQNSTSSHLGSS; this is translated from the exons ATGACCAGAGACTTCAGCCCTCACTTTGCTTCTGGAAAGAG ATGTGAGCCTGGCGGGCTGCCAGCTAACCTGTCGCTGAAGCCCCAGAAGCGGGTCCTCAGGCCGGGCCTGCCCCGCCTCCGGCCCAGCATGCGCCTGTCGGTGCGGAGGGTGCTGCTGGCAGCTGGCTGTGCCCTGGTCCTAGTGCTGGCGGTTCAGCTGGGGCAGCAGGTGCTAGAGTGCCGGGCGGTGCTGGCGGGCCTGCGGAGCCCCCGGGGGGCCATGCGGCCGGAGCAGGAGGAGCTGGTGATGGTGGGCACCAACCACGTGGAATACCGCTACGGCAAGGCCATGCCGCTCATCTTCGTGGGCGGCGTGCCACGCAGTGGCACCACGTTGATGCGCGCCATGCTGGACGCCCACCCCGAGGTGCGCTGCGGCGAGGAGACCCGCATCATCCCGCGCGTGCTGGCCATGCGCCAGGCCTGGTCCAAGTCTGGCCGTGAGAAGCTGCGGCTGGACGAGGCGGGGGTGACGGATGAGGTGCTGGACGCCGCCATGCAGGCCTTCATCCTGGAGGTGATTGCCAAGCACGGAGAGCCGGCCCGCGTGCTCTGCAACAAGGACCCATTTACGCTCAAGTCCTCGGTCTACTTGTCGCGACTGTTCCCCAACTCCAAATTCCTGCTGATGGTGCGGGATGGCCGAGCCTCCGTGCACTCCATGATCACGCGCAAAGTCACCATCGCGGGCTTCGACCTCAGCAGCTACCGCGACTGCCTCACCAAGTGGAACAAGGCCATCGAGGTGATGTACGCCCAGTGCATGGAGGTGGGCAAGGACAAGTGCCTGCCTGTGTACTACGAGCAGCTGGTGCTGCACCCCAGGCGCTCACTCAAGCTTATCCTCGACTTCCTTGGCATCGCCTGGAGCGACGCTGTCCTCCACCATGAAGACCTCATTGGCAAGCCGGGTGGTGTCTCCCTGTCCAA gATTGAGCGGTCCACGGACCAGGTCATCAAGCCTGTTAACCTGGAAGCACTCTCCAAGTGGACTGGCCACATCCCTGGGGATGTGGTGCGGGACATGGCCCAGATCGCCCCCATGCTGGCTCAGCTCGGCTACGACCCTTATGCAAACCCCCCCAACTACGGCAACCCTGACCCCATTGTCGTCAATAACACACAGCGG gtCTTGAAAGGGGACTATAAAACACCAGCCAATCTGAAAGGATATTTTCAG GTGAACCAGAACAGCACCTCCTCCCACTTAGGAAGCTCGTGA
- the TPST2 gene encoding protein-tyrosine sulfotransferase 2 isoform X5, which yields MRLSVRRVLLAAGCALVLVLAVQLGQQVLECRAVLAGLRSPRGAMRPEQEELVMVGTNHVEYRYGKAMPLIFVGGVPRSGTTLMRAMLDAHPEVRCGEETRIIPRVLAMRQAWSKSGREKLRLDEAGVTDEVLDAAMQAFILEVIAKHGEPARVLCNKDPFTLKSSVYLSRLFPNSKFLLMVRDGRASVHSMITRKVTIAGFDLSSYRDCLTKWNKAIEVMYAQCMEVGKDKCLPVYYEQLVLHPRRSLKLILDFLGIAWSDAVLHHEDLIGKPGGVSLSKIERSTDQVIKPVNLEALSKWTGHIPGDVVRDMAQIAPMLAQLGYDPYANPPNYGNPDPIVVNNTQRVLKGDYKTPANLKGYFQVNQNSTSSHLGSS from the exons ATGCGCCTGTCGGTGCGGAGGGTGCTGCTGGCAGCTGGCTGTGCCCTGGTCCTAGTGCTGGCGGTTCAGCTGGGGCAGCAGGTGCTAGAGTGCCGGGCGGTGCTGGCGGGCCTGCGGAGCCCCCGGGGGGCCATGCGGCCGGAGCAGGAGGAGCTGGTGATGGTGGGCACCAACCACGTGGAATACCGCTACGGCAAGGCCATGCCGCTCATCTTCGTGGGCGGCGTGCCACGCAGTGGCACCACGTTGATGCGCGCCATGCTGGACGCCCACCCCGAGGTGCGCTGCGGCGAGGAGACCCGCATCATCCCGCGCGTGCTGGCCATGCGCCAGGCCTGGTCCAAGTCTGGCCGTGAGAAGCTGCGGCTGGACGAGGCGGGGGTGACGGATGAGGTGCTGGACGCCGCCATGCAGGCCTTCATCCTGGAGGTGATTGCCAAGCACGGAGAGCCGGCCCGCGTGCTCTGCAACAAGGACCCATTTACGCTCAAGTCCTCGGTCTACTTGTCGCGACTGTTCCCCAACTCCAAATTCCTGCTGATGGTGCGGGATGGCCGAGCCTCCGTGCACTCCATGATCACGCGCAAAGTCACCATCGCGGGCTTCGACCTCAGCAGCTACCGCGACTGCCTCACCAAGTGGAACAAGGCCATCGAGGTGATGTACGCCCAGTGCATGGAGGTGGGCAAGGACAAGTGCCTGCCTGTGTACTACGAGCAGCTGGTGCTGCACCCCAGGCGCTCACTCAAGCTTATCCTCGACTTCCTTGGCATCGCCTGGAGCGACGCTGTCCTCCACCATGAAGACCTCATTGGCAAGCCGGGTGGTGTCTCCCTGTCCAA gATTGAGCGGTCCACGGACCAGGTCATCAAGCCTGTTAACCTGGAAGCACTCTCCAAGTGGACTGGCCACATCCCTGGGGATGTGGTGCGGGACATGGCCCAGATCGCCCCCATGCTGGCTCAGCTCGGCTACGACCCTTATGCAAACCCCCCCAACTACGGCAACCCTGACCCCATTGTCGTCAATAACACACAGCGG gtCTTGAAAGGGGACTATAAAACACCAGCCAATCTGAAAGGATATTTTCAG GTGAACCAGAACAGCACCTCCTCCCACTTAGGAAGCTCGTGA